The genomic region ATTTTTACATGCATTCTTGCTGActctttagggtttttttttgtacccCATGAAATGATTTGTACTGGAGTTTCTTGTAATTATTAGGCATGGTACAAAGATAAAGTACTCTGAAATTAGTTGGTATGGGGGAGTATGTCCAGTGaacaaatagagaaaaagagtgaaaacacagaaataacagTGAAAAGGTAAACCTGAAATCTTACATCTCTTTCTATAGCTCATAGATGAGCCTCGTAATTTTTAATGAGGATGTGGTATTACTGTATTTCTCAGTTCTGAAAACTGTAAAGGTCTTAAATGATTGGATTAATTCCTTGAAAAATATTGAATGtttacaaataatttctgaattacTCTGTTCCTGATTGATAGGGCCACTAAGTGAAGTAGTAAAAGCAGAGAATACTCAAGAGAGTAATCCCAGCTGTGAGCCACAACCTGGAGCTGTAGCTTCAGACTGAGGATAAACTGGTCTTCAGCTCCATGAAAGGGACCAAATATATTAGAAGTCCCACTTAAATTGTTTTAGTTTCTTATTGgtttcctttcctctgaaaGAGAAAGCCAGTCTTGTTGAGACACTTGACTAAGGAGCACGGTGTTCATTTTGAGccaagaggaaggaaatgggaggGTGATGTTGGTGATGGCAGGGGGTCAGAGGTTCAGTTTCTGCTGGCAGAGATCTATAGGCATATCTCTTCCtcctttcattcctttcttgTGGGACAGCAAGTTAAGCTGGGGTAAGGTGCAGGTCACCAGCACTGGAGGCTGGCTTGAAATCCAGAGCAGCGTCATCTTGCTGACAGGGGTAAAGATCACGTGGGTCTGGTGCTTAGGGTTTTACTTTGGGTGGAGCAAAACAATTTCCTGTGTGCCACCAAGTGACAATAGAGACTCCTCCCCCTGTTGCTCCCTGTAGCAGGCACTGACTGTACTGGAGATGGACGGGAGGTTTCTAGGGGTGGTAATCACATCCTGTGCACCTGAGGGGTCTGGCTGGTGTCAGAAGTGTTCATGCATCTGCCAGTCACTGCTTTGGATATGAACTGTGCACATGGTTTTTTATATTCCCCTAGTGAGTCATCACCTGATAGCAGAGTGAAAGCTTTCAAGACAGAGCAGGATCTAAATCAGGTTCAGTGTCTTTTGGGAGTCAGAAAGATATTGTGGGGTAGTAATTCTTCCGCTGGGTAATTGTAGTTATATTAACACAATATTGTAAAAACTGCATATAAATAGTCCATTTTTGTCACTTGTTTCCATTAGGAGGATAATGGCCTCCCAGTGCATCTTAAAGGTGGGGCAAAAGATTCTCTGTTGTATAGAACCACTACGGGTCTGACGCTGTTTGGTAAGGctaatactgaaatatttttgctttggtACAATTTCCAATGcactattaaaatatttttgctttggtACAATCTCCAACATGAATGGTGTTTTCTCTGTACAATAATTATGCAATGCCTTCAGTCTCTTCTTTATAACGTGCAAAGTTTATGTAGAGAAGCAAAAACCACATTTGGACATACTGTGTATTCATTTGTGCTTTTTCCAGGTTTAGATTTTAATATGACTTTTTCCCAGACTAAGCACCATAGTCTGAATACTCCTTCAGGTTTTACATATGGTGTTAGAGAAAAACAGAACTACTTCATCTGTTCTGCAGAGGAGTAAAATGTAATTATAGCATGTACATGACCCAGTTTTCACACTAGCCTGACTCTTCTTAGTGATAGGTGATACTCAGTGTACTGAGTTTTCATGTGCTGTGAAAACTAGCAGAATTATAACCAAGATTCataatactatatatatatagtctTTATGTTGCTTGTTACCTAATTTTGCAATAGCCTCTTAAATGTGTTGATCAAATGGATTTTCAGTTCAGCTACTTTAAGAATTAGTAACTTACCTCATGATTGTGTAGGTTCCACAGATATGCCTCTCcccacttttttcccccatctctttatttttgcagcctgtggaaatgtatttaaatttttttttctctaaaatatgaattaccaaaaaaaattgAGACATGGCTGTGGAAATGTATTTTGTCTGAATTGCAGCTGCTTATTGTCAATATTTCTTCTGGAACAAACTGGAAAGCTGACTTCAGAAGAATTCTGTGTGCTAAtctgaaaatatcttttctgtCTCTTAATTCAGGAACAATGTATGCTGTTTATTACCTTCTCGTCTCTTCAATGCCCAAGAAGCCAAACTGATTCCATTTGAGGATGCCTCAGCAACTAACATCTCTTTGTCCAGTTCCCATGTGACTGTGGTGGCAGCTTATTATAAGCAGCTGGTTTAATGATTGGAATCATATGTTAATTGTAACATGTAAACTGCAATCAATAAAGCAGTTTTCACGTGGTGTAGTGGGTGTCCAGACTGTATCATCTGTTTATGCATGTGAGCATTTGTGGTCGTAGGGTTGCCAGGCTGGTGAAGAGGGAGGGCTTAGTTTAACTAAGATTGCTGGCAGAGGAGAGCCTCAGCCCTTCCCACTCTTCATCTCAGTTTGATGTCAGTGCCAGCCATAGATGCCCAGAGCCAGGAAAGGGATTACAGGTCAGCAGGagcacctgcagagcagcacaaaggacTCACAGACACTCCAGCCAGGAAGTCTGTCTCATCAGGGACACAAGAGTGCCTCTGTGGGAATGCAGTGCCTCGTAGGGAATGAACAGGAGGAGTTAGGGACGTGCTTGTACGTGCAAGGCTGTGCTCTCAGCGGAATCACAGAGGAGCAATGGGATGGAAGGACTGGCAGGGAAGAGGAGGTGCCACCCTCCGTGTCAATGACCAGCCAGGCTGTATGGAACTCCACTGGGAATGGATGAGGAGTTGATGGGGAACTTGTGGGTCAGAATTAaaggaaggacagggacaggtgacattGTGGTGGGGGTCTGTTGCCTGCCACCCGACCAGGAGGACTGAGTAGATAAAGCTATAGACAGACAGGAGCAGCCTCATATTCACCAGCCCTGGGCCTCATGGGAGACTTCAGTCTCTCTTGGAGGGACAACACAGCAGGGCATAAGCATCACTTGTAAGGTGCTCTTACTAGCTTGATTATTGCAATTATTGGGGAAAGTCATAATGGAAGCACATTGTAGCACTGTATCCCTAGTTCAGTTGTATGTTCCTAACAGAATTTGTGCCTTTTTAACTTTCCTGTCAAGTTGCTACTTGTGGTTTATTGTGCCCAAAGTCTGGTATTGACTCTGTAACAAATATGGGacttctaaaaaaacccaagcaattTCATCAAAGTAatccttttgtttctcttctcaAGGAAACAGTGgaattttcaaaatgtgaaaacaAGCTCAAACATCTAGCCTCCCACTACAGTGCTATTTTAAGCCTCTTGTGGATTAAGTTTGTTTCCAATTTTTTGTTGCTATCCCGGAGAACCACAGTATATTTGTAAAACTTGAGGCAAACTGGAAGAGAAGGACGAGTGTACTCAGGATTCTTTCTAGTAGAAccaaaaatcttaaaaaaaggTGAGTGGGGGAATACCCCTCAATGGTAGCTTCTCTGCACAGATGGCTTTGGCCAACTGCATGACTAAAAGAATAAATACCTGGATGGATTTGTTGGAAAAAGGTTTGGGAAGTGGGGATGAACATTGATTCCTACAAAGAAGAGAAACCCTATGGCACAGTAAACTATACTACACAGAATGTGAAACACAGAACagtctgctctgtgcagtgctggtAAGGCTTCTGCTGCCATCACATGCCAATGTTACCCCCAAGATGTGGACCAAGTGATGGGCACCTGGAAGGCAATGTAAGGAAAGATCAATGTGTTTAAAATGCCCACATTTTATCCTGCCTATAGGGATTATGGAGAATTTTGAAAGGAGTAATTGTTCAAATAGTCCCAACTATAAAATCCTGTGATGAGCTAGGCAGTAAATTTATGTGTACAAGTTTGTGTGTGCAATCAAAGCAGAATGTGCAGCTTTCTTGTTTTTGCACTGAGCTGTGTCTCAGTCCATGTCCCCGGGatccagagcaggctgtgaggtgtggggccagcagcagcccaggtggCA from Molothrus ater isolate BHLD 08-10-18 breed brown headed cowbird chromosome 3, BPBGC_Mater_1.1, whole genome shotgun sequence harbors:
- the LOC118685650 gene encoding cytochrome c oxidase subunit 7A2, mitochondrial translates to MWRNVQALRQISQRTISTASRRLVNRVSENQKLFQEDNGLPVHLKGGAKDSLLYRTTTGLTLFGTMYAVYYLLVSSMPKKPN